In Harmonia axyridis chromosome X, icHarAxyr1.1, whole genome shotgun sequence, a single window of DNA contains:
- the LOC123686508 gene encoding neprilysin-4-like has protein sequence MERKPKFCSCRLAVHHESGRVQWCVGQQGNWQQKLKRLVFVPAILLPLVIVIIFITKYADAAEFSTAKTPTPNSPNGDRIEDFFLFERIYDEEPLYDTLETKFLREMEYGFNPHGFEDAPSAQRRDKRIKRNMDPSVLDSLRNTGNWFGRPGGDASARSQVFWKNEMNGAEIRKLQSNIMKRYMDKTVNPCEDFYKYACGNWKNYYSIPPERNSYDTFEILRENLDNVLGELLLENEPKGDPMSKEVHHRPFEIGYLLNNTIDSYQNSSMDATTKAKYFFHSCMNQNKVRERGSSPLLKLLDELGEWPILNKNWKESEFDIVWLMAQLRLFNNDILISEWVGPDLKNSEEYIIHLDQTTLGLPSRDYFTNPRHYKYIEAYRTFIVSVALLLGAPEDTVHQDTDEIIKFETKIAEIMTSHEDRKHLERIYLRTTIGALAHFFPQLDWIRYFGMVLGKVMTLDDPVACFCTAYLHRLVDLLSNTNSRVVANYLLWRFIRHRTNNLDERFLLAKQRFYYILFGKEKPPTRWQFCIQQTNANMGMALGKLFVEKYFDEQSRKDTLEMTIQLQQAFHEILSENTWIDSSTKDYAQMKLKNIDLKIGYPDFITSISELNRRYIDVEIHPDYFFENTLSILRHLTRYEQRKVGKEANRTLWGTSPAIVNAYYSRNKNQIMFPAGILQPPFYHKHFPKALNFGGIGVVIGHEITHGFDDKGRLFDQHGNLDYWWKEPSVLEFHTRAQCIIDQYGQYMLPEVNARVNGYLTQGENIADNGGLKQSFRAYQKWRKKHTETEELLPGLNLTGPQLFFLNFAQIWCGIQRPESAKTRLQTAVHSPGIFRVLGTLSNSVDFAREYNCPPDSSMNPSFKCVLW, from the exons ATGGAAAGGAAACCAAAGTTTTGTTCTTGTCGACTGGCAGTTCATCATGAATCGGGAAGAGTACA ATGGTGTGTGGGTCAACAAGGAAATTGGCAGCAAAAACTCAAGAGACTAGTTTTTGTACCAGCAATCTTGCTACCTCTGGTTATAGTAATAATTTTTATCACTAAATATGCCGATGCCGCAGAGTTTTCAACAGCAAAAA cTCCTACACCTAATTCACCAAATGGAGATCGAATTGAggattttttcctttttgagaGAATCTACGACGAAGAACCGCTCTATGACACACTTGAAACAAAGTTCTTAAGAGAGATG gaatacgGATTCAACCCTCATGGATTTGAAGATGCACCAAGTGCTCAAAGAAGG gatAAACGAATAAAAAGGAATATGGATCCGAGTGTTTTGGACTCTTTGAGAAATACTGGTAATTGGTTTGGTAGACCTGGTGGTGATGCTAGCGCAAGAAGCCAAGTTTTTTggaagaatgaaatgaatggagctgaaataaggaaattgcaAA GTAACATAATGAAACGGTATATGGATAAAACCGTGAACCCCTGTGAAGATTTTTATAAGTACGCCTGTGGAAACTGGAAGAATTACTATTCTATTCCCCCCGAAAGAAATTCATACGATACATTTGAGATTCTCAGAGAAAACTTGGACAACGTTCTTGGGGAACTACTTTTAGAAAATGAACCAAAAGGG GACCCTATGTCGAAAGAAGTCCACCACCGACCCTTCGAAATAGGCTATCTACTCAATAACACAATAGACAGCTACCAAAACAGCTCGATGGATGCCACAACCAAAGCtaagtatttttttcattcgtgcATGAATCAAAACAAAGTACGAGAAAGGGGAAGTTCCCCTCTTTTAAAATTATTAGATGAACTTGGAGAATGGCCGATCCTCAACAAAAACTGGAAAGAGTCTGAATTCGATATTGTTTGGTTAATGGCACAACTCAGATTGTTCAACAACGACATTCTCATATCGGAATGGGTTGGACCGGATTTGAAGAATTCCGAAGAGTACATCATTCAT TTGGATCAAACTACTCTAGGATTGCCGTCTAGAGACTACTTCACAAATCCTCGTCATTACAAGTATATCGAAGCTTATAGAACATTCATAGTATCGGTTGCTCTATTGCTTGGAGCTCCTGAAGATACAGTACACCAAGACACAGACgaaatcattaaatttgaaaCGAAAATTGCAGAG aTTATGACATCCCATGAAGACAGAAAACATTTGGAAAGAATTTATCTGAGAACAACAATTGGAGCGTTGGCTCACTTCTTTCCTCAACTTGACTGGATAAGGTATTTCGGTATGGTTTTAGGTAAAGTCATGACCCTCGATGACCCTGTAGCCTGTTTCTGCACTGCATATCTACATAGACTGGTAGACCTGTTGAGTAACACAAATTCTAG AGTTGTGGCAAACTATTTACTTTGGAGGTTTATAAGACATCGAACAAACAATCTGGATGAACGATTTCTTTTGGCTAAACAAAG GTTCTACTACATACTGTTCGGGAAAGAAAAACCACCAACTAGATGGCAGTTTTGCATACAACAAACCAACGCTAACATGGGCATGGCTCTTGGAAAAttgtttgttgaaaaatatttcgatgagCAGAGTAGAAAAGAT ACATTAGAGATGACCATACAACTTCAGCAAGCTTTTCACGAAATATTGAGTGAAAATACATGGATTGATTCGTCTACTAAAGATTACGcgcaaatgaaattaaaaaacataGATTTGAAAATTGGCTACCCAGATTTCATTACAAGTATTTCAGAATTGAATCGAAGATATATAGATGTGGAGATACATCCTGATTATTTCTTCGAGAACACTTTGAGCATTCTTAGGCATCTTACACGTTATGAGCAAAGGAAAGTTGGGAAGGAAGCTAACAGAACATTATGGGGCACATCACCAGCTATCGTTAACGCTTACTATAGCCGTAACAAGAACCAGATAA TGTTCCCTGCTGGAATACTTCAGCCACCATTTTACCATAAGCATTTCCCGAAGGCTCTAAACTTCGGAGGAATTGGAGTTGTCATTGGACATGAAATAACCCATGGATTTGATGATAAAGGAAGATTATTTGATCAACATGGAAATCTGGATTATTGGTGGAAAGAACCATCAGTTTTGGAGTTCCATACAAGAGCTCAATGCATCATAG aTCAGTACGGGCAATATATGCTACCTGAGGTGAATGCCAGAGTTAATGGGTATTTGACACAAGGAGAAAACATCGCAGATAACGGGGGTTTGAAACAATCATTCAGA gcCTATCAGAAATGGCGAAAAAAGCATACTGAAACTGAAGAACTCCTTCCTGGCCTTAACCTTACTGGACCACAattattcttcttaaattttgcTCAG ATTTGGTGTGGTATTCAAAGACCAGAAAGCGCAAAAACTAGgttgcaaacagctgttcactCTCCAGGAATTTTCAG agtATTAGGCACCCTGAGCAATTCTGTAGATTTCGCTCGAGAGTACAATTGCCCCCCTGACAGTTCAATGAATCCATCTTTCAAATGTGTACTCTGGTGa
- the LOC123686510 gene encoding ralA-binding protein 1-like: protein MDFDSPDVMKDFPGLYGSESNKKSKDDSDFSDDAAKTDSLIGKKKDKKDKKDKEKGYAALEGESSGDENSKSRSPSKYKKSKSFKFTSKSKERRDKSKEKDVIEKKKDKEKKLEKKVEKEKGKLDKHKKLKTGEDNCNLADALPIFGVSLELSVERSKCHDGVDIPLPVRQSIDYLEVAGITFEGIYKVSGTKSKVIHIRKMFNHRENVNLFDYDVPTSTSLLKMFLRDLPEPLFTNDLLIRFEEAGAILSSATREKHLRILIDNLPPLNKLLLSWLLIHLDNISMNDKVNKMSRSNLGASLNHTFHVSSRLLTALIHHSKALFPKLILTRYIPPLSAGATLPSTAEEIQRELEKQESLLNLIHMEMSCGCIVKQREELLWEVQRIITQLKRKMKSFQKDKDIVAQQEVMEKPVVGKASSEEPVEEKADLEITFASEFKIPDNWPPTTFPEKIDSTILSDNLFQKKTEQLIPTTSKVETLFEHDSDDHNFDREDSPELDFTNKIDNYEKLEEVEPDEFLEMQDGQFPNVDKVVSLMKIKNNYLLKLREKLGRAIQIERKEIDNLKVQLKNKKIVSPSVQHGENLDKVMDLLHKENQILQIKKINLVRQIIEQQEICIDYRAKIELYSNYKK from the exons ATGGATTTTGATAGCCCTGATGTGATGAAAGATTTTCCTGGATTATATGGATCTGAATCTAATAAGAAAAGCAAAGATGACAGTGATT TTAGCGATGATGCCGCAAAGACCGATTCATTGATTGGTAAGAAAAAGGACAAGAAAGATAAGAAGGACAAGGAAAAAGGATATGCAGCTTTAGAAGGAGAGAGTTCCGGAGACGAGAATTCCAAATCCAG aagcccttccaaatataaaaaatcaaaatcttTTAAATTCACATCGAAATCAAAAGAGAGAAGAGATAAATCCAAAGAGAAagatgttattgaaaaaaaaaaagataaagaaaaaaagttgGAAAAGAAGGTTGAAAAGGAGAAAGGTAAATTGGATAAGCATAAAAAACTGAAGACTGGCGAAGACAATTGTAATCTTGCGG ATGCTCTACCGATATTTGGAGTCAGTTTAGAATTGTCGGTGGAGAGGAGCAAATGCCATGACGGTGTAGATATTCCATTGCCTGTAAGGCAATCTATAGATTATTTAGAAGTTGCCGGAATTACTTTCGAGGGAATTTATAAAGTCAGCGGCacaaaatcgaaagttattcacATAAGAAAAATGTTTAATCATCGAGAGAATGTCAATTTATTCGATTACGATGTACCTACAAGCACTAGCCTTCTAAAAATGTTTCTAAG GGACTTGCCGGAGCCCCTCTTTACTAATGACTTACTGATAAGATTCGAGGAAGCAGGGGCTATTCTCAGCTCGGCTACTAGAGAAAAACATCTCAGAATCCTGATAGACAACTTACCTCCTCTGAATAAATTACTCCTATCCTGGTTACTGATCCATTTAGATAATATTAGTATGAAC GATAAGGTCAATAAAATGAGCAGAAGTAATCTAGGAGCTTCGCTTAATCATACTTTCCATGTATCTTCGAGACTTTTGACTGCGCTTATACACCATAGCAAAGCTTTATTCCCAAAACTGATTTTGACTCGTTATATTCCACCTCTAAGTGCTGGGGCCACTTTACCTTCAACCGCGGAGGAAATTCAAAGAGAACTGGAAAAACAAGAATCGCTGTTAAATCTAATTCATATGGAAATGAGTTGTGGCTGTATCGTTAAACAGAGAGAAGAGCTCCTTTGGGAGGTTCAACGGATAATTACACAATTGAAG agaaaaatgaagagTTTCCAGAAAGACAAGGATATTGTAGCGCAACAAGAAGTGATGGAGAAACCTGTTGTTGGTAAAGCATCATCTGAAGAACCCGTCGAAGAAAAAGCCGATTTAGAAATAACTTTTGCTTCGGAATTCAAAATACCTGATAATTGGCCTCCGACAACATttcctgaaaaaattgattCGACCATTTTATCGGacaatttatttcaaaagaaaacagAACAACTCATCCCCACCACATCCAAGGTAGAAACATTATTCGAACATGATTCTGATGATCATAATTTCGACAGGGAGGACTCTCCAGAATTGGATTTTACCAATAAAATTGATAATTATGAAAAACTCGAGGAAGTGGAGCCCGATGAGTTTTTGGAAATGCAAGATGGTCAATTTCCGAATGTTGACAAGGTGGTCTCtctaatgaaaattaaaaacaattatttgtTGAAGCTGAGGGAAAAACTTGGTAGAGCCATCCAGATTGAACGTAAGGAAATCGATAATCTGAAAgttcagttgaaaaataaaaaaattgtttcgccAAGCGTGCAACACGGTGaaaatttggataaagtgaTGGACCTTCTTCATAAGGAAAATCAGATtttgcaaataaaaaaaatcaatttggttAGACAGATAATTGAGCAACAAGAAATCTGCATAGATTATAGAGCGAAAATTGAACTTTACAgtaattacaaaaaataa
- the LOC123685987 gene encoding protein hook: protein MTMSQLKMNQIEDMCKSLHVWLETVVPSVGKNLEDLADGVAITDALVQISPENFDKLLPKIKKDAGSNWRLRVSNLKKILHAVIEYYQDVLSLQLQLEAVNPDVVALGERCDIVQLAKLLQLVLGCAINCDKKQDYITTIMQLEESVQQNIMQAIQQLEDVTLGSGRSGISLLLFDSETKNRLVSELESVNKAKDTLTQQCLNLEQQIQILIDEKQTLIIENDNLKEIEKKYKDSRKQIENLKEELFKDEVQKDDYKSKIVEQEKQIMNYLEKISELTVAASATSRLKDEVDALSESALKVQDLEMTVNSYKKRLEKYQDIKKKMQQLEDKNMEYLQKNLEYEEELQKVHVWKNQCETYKQQLNNIQQKLDEETQRADKAQFTVEKLESKLLTVQGEKDRLTLERDVLRDENEELKFGRPAVKSGAAMSEELTPTEMKERLRFLEKENKSLRGTCQEVEAKQTLLDNALGRIEKLQQTNRNSTQTILKLETQIEELTRNDQKSEVQENAIKEYKHRILALQESLNIKENEFQALQTRYSRNVERAREVAQHLDCKSNGALDVSVQQAHVRELENKLIATGFHRLSLNCHQEAMDERIAAMTTGQGQTFLARQRQATPRKQIQRFKSK from the exons atgaCTATGTCTCaattaaaaatgaatcaaattgaaGATATGTGTAAAAGTTTACATGTATGGTTAGAAACAGTTGTTCCAAGTGTAGGAAAAAATCTTGAGGATTTAGCGGATGGAGTAGCTATTACCGATGCTCTTGTACAAATTTCACCAGAAAATTTCGATAAATTACTCCCTAAAATTAAAAAGGACGCAGGCAGTAACTGGAGGCTTAGAGTGagcaatttgaagaaaattcttcATGCAGTTATAGAATATTATCAAGATGTACTTTCCTTGCAACTACAACTTGAAGCTGTAAATCCAGATGTTGTAGCATTAGGGGAGAGGTGTGATATTGTCCAACTTGCCAAACTGTTGCAATTGGTTTTAG GATGTGCAATAAACTGTGATAAAAAACAAGATTACATAACGACTATTATGCAGTTGGAAGAATCTGTGCAACAGAATATAATGCAAGCTATTCAGCAATTAGAAGATGTAACTCTTGGGTCTGGTAGATCAGGAATAAGTCTTCTTCTGTTTGATagtgaaacaaaaaatagacTAGTCAGCGAGCTTGAATCAGTGAATAAAGCAAAGGATACTTTAACACAGCAATGTCTCAATCTGGAACAACAAATACAAattttaattgatgaaaaacAAACGTTAATCATAGAAAATGATAATctgaaagaaattgaaaaaaagtataAGGACAGTAGAAAAcagattgaaaatttgaaagaagaaTTATTCAAGGATGAAGTTCAGAAAGATGACTATAAATCTAAAATTGTTGAACAAGAAAAACAAATCATGAATTATctagaaaaaatttcagaattaactGTAGCTGCCAGTGCCACTtctcgtttaaaggatgaagtCGATGCCTTGTCAGAGTCTGCACTTAAAGTTCAAGATTTGGAAATGACTgttaattcatataaaaaaagattagaGAAATATCAGGACATAAAAAAGAAAATGCAACAACTTGAAGACAAAAATATGGagtatttacaaaaaaatttggAGTATGAAGAAGAACTACAAAAAGTCCATGTGTGGAAAAATCAGTGTGAAACATATAAACAGCAATTGAACAATATCCAACAAAAATTAGATGAAGAAACGCAAAGAGCAGATAAAGCACAATTCACAGTTGAAAAATTAGAAAGTAAACTCTTAACTGTACAAGGAGAGAAAGATAGGTTAACACTAGAACGAGATGTTTTAAGGGATGAAAACGaggaactgaaatttggcagaCCTGCAGTTAAAAGTGGTGCTGCAATGTCTGAGGAATTAACTCCAACGGAAATGAAAGAGAGACTCCGTTTTctagaaaaagaaaataaatctttGAGAGGAACTTGCCAAGAAGTAGAGGCAAAACAAACTTTACTAGATAACGCCTTAgggagaattgaaaaattacagcAAACAAATAGAAACTCTACTCAGACAATATTGAAATTAGAAACACAGATAGAGGAATTGACAAGAAACGATCAGAAAAGTGAAGTACAAGAAAATGCAATAAAAGAATACAAACACCGAATATTAGCTCTACAGGAAAGTttgaatataaaagaaaatgaattccAAGCTTTACAAACACGTTATAGTAGGAATGTTGAGAGAGCTCGAGAAGTGGCTCAACATCTGGACTGTAAGTCTAATGGTGCACTGGATGTTTCGGTACAGCAAGCACATGTGAGAGAACTTGAAAACAAACTTATAGCGACTGGTTTTCATCGATTGAGCTTGAATTGCCATCAAGAAGCGATGGATGAAAGAATTGCCGCAATGACCACTGGTCAAGGTCAAACATTTTTAGCTAGACAGAGGCAAGCCACCCCAAGAAAACAAATTCAGAGATTTAAATCGAAGTAA
- the LOC123685800 gene encoding UDP-N-acetylhexosamine pyrophosphorylase, whose protein sequence is MLTYTKIQSMLEECGQSHLLNFFNELSEAEQQQLLNQISSVNFHEANELFGKAMKSLDGDLQEIDSLMEPVPESQFEAEDTCDPIKLENYRNKGLEEISKGNIGVLLMAGGQGTRLGVTYPKGMYSVGLPSGKTLFQIQAERIRRLQTLAERRTGIAGCIPWYIMTSGRTHEETRHFLEKNDYFGLDKDNVVLFEQGLLPCFNYDGKIILDQMNVISMAPDGNGGIYKALHQNGILEDMNRRGVKYVHAHSVDNILVKVADPVFVGYCLEKGADCGAKVVKKASPTEAVGVVCKVAGHYQVVEYSEVSEETAKKTNDKGELLFNAGNICNHFFTVDFLAEVARKHDRFMKVHVAKKKIPYVDEHGVRYSPKSPNGIKIEKFVFDVFQFTDNFVTWEVPRYTEFSALKNPDEVARDCPSTARRDILNLHKVLVERAGGVVDGEIEISPLLSYSGEDLESKVKGKVFDSYMTVLIQSDEEIVKHKSNGVINGHN, encoded by the coding sequence AATTTCTTCAACGAATTGAGCGAGGCCGAACAACAGCAACTATTGAATCAGATTTCGAGCGTGAATTTTCACGAAGCCAACGAACTATTTGGGAAAGCCATGAAGAGCCTAGACGGCGATCTGCAGGAAATTGACTCGTTGATGGAGCCAGTTCCGGAGTCACAGTTCGAAGCAGAAGATACATGTGACCCTATCAAACTGGAAAATTATAGAAATAAAGGTTTGGAGGAGATTTCCAAAGGGAACATTGGCGTTTTGTTGATGGCTGGTGGTCAAGGTACCAGACTTGGTGTCACGTATCCGAAGGGTATGTACTCAGTTGGTTTGCCGTCTGGGAAAACGCTTTTCCAGATACAGGCCGAGAGGATACGACGTCTCCAAACGTTAGCGGAGAGGCGTACAGGAATAGCCGGTTGCATCCCTTGGTACATAATGACCAGCGGGCGCACACACGAAGAAACCAGACACTTCCTGGAAAAAAACGACTATTTCGGATTGGACAAGGACAACGTGGTCTTGTTCGAGCAAGGTTTGTTGCCTTGTTTCAACTACGACGGCAAAATAATCCTGGATCAAATGAACGTCATCTCGATGGCTCCAGATGGCAACGGTGGCATCTACAAGGCTCTACACCAAAACGGAATACTGGAGGACATGAACAGACGTGGTGTCAAATATGTACACGCTCACAGTGTTGATAACATTTTAGTTAAAGTTGCCGATCCTGTATTCGTTGGCTACTGCTTGGAAAAGGGTGCAGATTGTGGGGCCAAAGTGGTCAAGAAAGCGTCGCCGACGGAGGCTGTCGGTGTTGTCTGCAAAGTAGCTGGCCATTACCAGGTGGTGGAGTACAGCGAAGTGAGCGAAGAGACGGCAAAAAAAACCAACGATAAGGGCGAGCTACTTTTCAACGCCGGCAACATTTGCAACCACTTCTTCACAGTGGATTTCCTGGCTGAGGTAGCCCGGAAACACGATAGGTTCATGAAGGTGCACGTCGCCAAGAAGAAGATCCCCTACGTAGACGAGCATGGGGTAAGATACAGTCCCAAATCCCCTAACGGTATTAAAATCGAGAAATTCGTGTTTGATGTGTTCCAATTCACCGATAATTTTGTAACGTGGGAGGTGCCAAGGTACACCGAATTCAGCGCGTTGAAAAACCCAGACGAAGTGGCCAGGGATTGTCCATCGACAGCTAGAAGGGACATTTTGAACCTTCACAAGGTTTTAGTTGAAAGGGCTGGCGGTGTTGTTGACGGTGAGATCGAGATTTCGCCACTTTTATCTTACAGTGGGGAGGACTTAGAATCTAAAGTGAAAGGTAAAGTGTTTGATTCTTAcatgactgttcttattcaatccGATGAGGAAATTGTTAAGCATAAGTCGAATGGAGTAATCAACGGTCACAATTGA
- the LOC123686511 gene encoding protein mono-ADP-ribosyltransferase PARP16-like translates to MDDSNCQWPTCKQNIFINYFTMEISSHIHDVLYFQSKKKEFKPQEFLNAIVNIIKTNCSGCEMIFTLFTTALNSYKSGRCLKPFPPSFLQNGVEDISNLRKLCETIPSLQEFKNRPEIYSYEILELFYWLFIEKAFPLLEEVPFETIPLNSDISKGFRPDYVFKIHHCMKNDLSFKKRAGKKGIISAFHGSHVDNFFSILKFGLQQHFSTEKETIFGKGIYLSSELSISAHFSPYGQTWKKCSIGSSHSIIAICDIINDVDKVKCKDSKHKGRSINENSTGEIPEKYFIVTDNEMVQLRYLMVYKKKKLGKSCFFSNIYWMSLVLYFLMLLFIGSRGISWIKMISFIFGDFVTT, encoded by the exons atggaTGATAGTAACTGTCAGTGGCCGACTTGtaaacaaaatatattcataaattattttacAATGGAAATTAGCAGTCATATTCACGATGTCTTATATTTTCAATCTAAAAAGAAAGAATTTAAGCctcaagaatttttgaatgccatagtaaatataattaaaacaaaCTGTAGCGGATGTGAAATGATTTTCACCTTATTTACCACTGCCTTGAACTCTTACAAGTCAGGTAGATGTTTAAAACCGTTTCCACCAAGTTTTCTTCAAAACGGCGTTGAAGATATATCGAATCTT AGAAAATTGTGTGAAACTATTCCATCCTTACAGGAGTTCAAAAATCGACCTGAAATTTATTCTTATGAAATACTAGAATTATTTTATTGGCTCTTCATTGAAAAAGCTTTCCCCTTACTTGAGGAAGTTCCATTC GAAACTATTCCTTTGAATAGTGACATAAGCAAGGGATTCAGACCAGACTATGTGTTTAAAATACATCACTGTATGAAAAATGACTTATCTTTCAAGAAAAGAGCTGGCAAGAAGGGTATTATTTCGGCTTTCCACGGAAGCCatgtagataattttttttcaatattaaaattcgGTTTGCAACAACATTTCAGTACAGAAAAA GAAACAATATTTGGAAAAGGAATATACTTATCGAGTGAACTTTCAATTAGTGCTCATTTTTCTCCATATGGACAAACTTGGAAAAAGTGTAGCATAGGAAGTAGTCACAGTATTATTGCTATTTGTGATATAATCAACGATGTTGATAAAGTTAAATGTAAAG ATTCTAAACATAAAGGAAGGTCAATAAATGAAAACAGTACTGGAGAGATACCAGAAAAGTATTTTATAGTTACGGATAATGAAATGGTTCAATTGAGGTATTTGATGgtttataaaaaaaagaaattgggAAAATCTTGTTTCTTCAGCAACATATATTGGATGTCACTAGTATTATACTTTTTGATGCTTTTATTTATAGGTTCCAGGGGTATCTCCTGGATAAAAATGATAAGTTTTATATTTGGTGACTTTGTTACTACATGA